One Leifsonia shinshuensis DNA window includes the following coding sequences:
- a CDS encoding lytic transglycosylase domain-containing protein: MGRQEAAELVPLTPANPVGVAFRRSRRPHVRSRAVIWGFAFTAAVGFALVNVVDPYSGSAATPAYADTIQSIQQDSRYGAVPVQSLTAPNASETAVTRDTLGVKPTPTPTPTPTPTKSSSSSSSSGGSSAPSAPIPSPGTAQAIAYQMVQSRGWGDDQYSCLVSLWNRESGWRVNASNPSGAYGIPQALPGSKMGPGWQTDASVQISWGLGYIAGRYTNPCGAWAHSQSTGWY; the protein is encoded by the coding sequence GTGGGTAGACAAGAAGCAGCAGAGCTCGTTCCGCTGACCCCTGCCAACCCGGTCGGAGTCGCATTCCGCCGTTCGCGACGGCCTCATGTCCGTTCGCGCGCCGTCATCTGGGGGTTCGCCTTCACGGCCGCCGTCGGATTCGCGCTGGTCAACGTCGTCGACCCGTATTCGGGCTCCGCGGCGACGCCGGCCTACGCGGACACGATCCAGAGCATCCAGCAGGACTCGCGCTACGGCGCCGTCCCCGTGCAGAGCCTCACCGCGCCGAACGCGTCGGAGACGGCCGTCACGCGCGACACGCTGGGGGTCAAGCCGACGCCCACGCCGACACCGACGCCCACGCCGACGAAGTCGTCGTCCTCGTCTTCCTCCTCCGGCGGTTCGAGCGCCCCGTCCGCTCCCATCCCGTCGCCGGGCACTGCTCAGGCGATCGCGTACCAGATGGTGCAGTCCCGCGGCTGGGGCGACGACCAGTACAGCTGCCTCGTCTCGCTCTGGAACCGGGAGTCCGGCTGGCGCGTGAACGCGTCCAACCCGAGCGGGGCCTACGGCATCCCGCAGGCCCTCCCCGGCAGCAAGATGGGCCCGGGCTGGCAGACGGACGCCTCCGTGCAGATCTCGTGGGGCCTGGGCTACATCGCCGGCCGCTACACGAACCCGTGCGGCGCCTGGGCGCACTCGCAGTCCACCGGCTGGTACTGA
- a CDS encoding AI-2E family transporter, whose translation MKIQNAFRVGLIGTLGVGLGVLILTSIVSLATIITYIGAALFLALGIEPLISFLERRKFPRWAALVVTLVVIVGAFVGLIWAIVPVAVGQASQLVQNTINWVNNGGAEKWFLSLQHQFPTIVNQQNIDAVTQWLQKNLPDITSKVLQTGIGIVQGAFGVIIVVILTIYFTASLPSIKRAAYQLVPASRRSRFADLGDQITDSVGKYVGGQVSLALVNGVLSAIFLTIIGAKFPILLASIAFFFSLIPLVGTITGSVIIVAVCFFSGPPTAIAAAIYYIVYMQVEAYVLSPRIMNRAVSVPGALVVVAALAGGTLLGILGALVAIPFAAAILLIIKQVVIPRQNEL comes from the coding sequence GTGAAGATCCAGAACGCGTTCCGAGTCGGCCTGATCGGCACCCTCGGCGTCGGCCTGGGCGTCCTGATCCTGACCTCGATCGTGAGCCTGGCCACGATCATCACCTACATCGGTGCCGCGCTGTTCCTGGCGCTCGGGATCGAGCCGCTCATCTCCTTCCTGGAGCGACGGAAGTTCCCGCGCTGGGCCGCCTTGGTCGTCACGCTCGTGGTCATCGTCGGCGCCTTCGTCGGCCTGATCTGGGCGATCGTCCCCGTCGCGGTCGGCCAGGCGTCGCAGCTCGTCCAGAACACGATCAACTGGGTCAACAACGGCGGAGCCGAGAAGTGGTTCCTCAGCCTCCAGCATCAGTTCCCGACCATCGTCAACCAGCAGAACATCGACGCGGTCACCCAGTGGCTGCAGAAGAACCTCCCGGACATCACGTCCAAGGTCCTGCAGACCGGCATCGGGATCGTGCAGGGCGCGTTCGGCGTCATCATCGTCGTGATCCTGACGATCTACTTCACGGCGTCGCTGCCGAGCATCAAGCGCGCGGCCTACCAGCTCGTGCCGGCCTCCCGCCGCTCGCGCTTCGCCGATCTGGGCGACCAGATCACGGACTCGGTCGGCAAGTACGTCGGCGGCCAGGTCTCGCTCGCGCTCGTCAACGGCGTGCTCAGCGCGATCTTCCTGACGATCATCGGCGCGAAGTTCCCGATCCTGCTCGCGTCGATCGCGTTCTTCTTCTCGCTGATCCCGCTCGTCGGCACGATCACCGGCTCGGTCATCATCGTCGCGGTCTGCTTCTTCTCCGGCCCCCCGACCGCCATCGCCGCGGCGATCTACTACATCGTGTACATGCAGGTGGAGGCATACGTCCTGAGCCCGCGGATCATGAACCGCGCGGTGTCGGTGCCGGGCGCGCTCGTGGTGGTCGCGGCCCTCGCGGGCGGGACGCTGCTGGGCATCCTCGGCGCGCTGGTCGCCATCCCGTTCGCCGCGGCGATCCTGCTCATCATCAAGCAGGTCGTCATCCCGCGGCAGAACGAGCTCTAA
- a CDS encoding DivIVA domain-containing protein, giving the protein MSTFPRSPKSKPGYDVAQVDEFLVAARRAYDSDPSTPGGLSASDIRHTAFSMAKGGYSTSHVDAALERLEDAFAARERDYARGGGRDSSWFEDARTSAQAILDRLERPVGNRFQRVSFLTLGYNRQDVDRFAGRLVKYFQDGRPMSVEEVRTVTFREQRGGYREAQVDLLLDSVTDVMLAVR; this is encoded by the coding sequence GTGAGCACCTTTCCCCGGAGCCCCAAGTCGAAGCCAGGCTACGACGTGGCACAGGTCGACGAGTTCCTCGTCGCCGCCCGTCGCGCCTACGACTCCGACCCCTCGACCCCTGGCGGCCTGTCGGCCTCCGACATCCGCCACACGGCGTTCTCGATGGCCAAAGGCGGCTACTCGACCTCGCACGTGGACGCGGCCCTGGAGCGCCTGGAGGACGCCTTCGCGGCCCGTGAGCGCGACTACGCCCGTGGCGGCGGCCGCGACTCGTCGTGGTTCGAGGACGCCCGCACGTCGGCCCAGGCGATCCTGGACCGGCTGGAGCGCCCGGTCGGCAACCGCTTCCAGCGGGTGAGCTTCCTGACCCTCGGCTACAACCGCCAGGACGTCGACCGCTTCGCCGGACGGCTCGTGAAGTACTTCCAGGACGGCCGCCCGATGAGTGTCGAAGAAGTTCGCACGGTCACTTTCCGTGAGCAACGAGGGGGGTACCGTGAGGCCCAAGTGGACCTCCTCCTGGACAGCGTCACGGACGTGATGCTCGCGGTCCGCTGA
- a CDS encoding alpha/beta hydrolase encodes MTDSAPGPIEIRGGVELPARREDIELRTRDGLTLVGELASPLDREPVATLVTLHPLPTGGGFMDSHILRKAAGRLPALADIAVLRFNTRGTASPRGRSQGEFGHGVDERYDVEAAMAFVAERGLPHPWLLGWSFGTELALMYGRECPVDGIILLSPPLHRAKPEHLAAWAGDHRPIVALIPEHDDYLQPAEAAERFKPLPQIELVDVEGGKHLWVGENQTRRVLDEIVERMNPAAAPLPTQWPPA; translated from the coding sequence ATGACGGACAGCGCTCCGGGGCCGATCGAGATCCGCGGCGGCGTCGAGCTGCCCGCCCGGCGCGAGGACATCGAACTCCGCACCAGGGACGGGCTGACCCTCGTCGGCGAGCTGGCGTCCCCGCTCGACCGGGAACCGGTCGCGACCCTCGTCACGCTGCACCCGCTCCCGACCGGCGGCGGCTTCATGGACTCCCACATCCTGCGGAAGGCGGCGGGCCGGCTTCCTGCGCTGGCCGACATCGCCGTGCTGCGGTTCAACACGCGGGGCACCGCGTCGCCGCGCGGGCGCAGCCAGGGCGAGTTCGGCCACGGGGTGGACGAGCGCTACGACGTGGAGGCGGCCATGGCCTTCGTCGCCGAGCGCGGCCTCCCGCACCCGTGGCTGCTCGGCTGGTCGTTCGGCACCGAGCTCGCGCTCATGTACGGACGGGAGTGCCCGGTGGACGGGATCATCCTGCTCTCGCCTCCGCTGCACCGTGCCAAGCCGGAGCACCTGGCCGCCTGGGCGGGGGACCACCGGCCGATCGTGGCGCTGATCCCCGAGCACGACGACTACCTGCAGCCGGCGGAGGCGGCGGAGCGGTTCAAGCCGCTGCCGCAGATCGAGCTGGTCGACGTCGAGGGCGGCAAGCACCTCTGGGTGGGGGAGAACCAGACCCGCCGCGTGCTGGACGAGATCGTGGAGCGGATGAACCCCGCCGCGGCGCCGCTGCCGACGCAGTGGCCGCCGGCGTGA